The Siniperca chuatsi isolate FFG_IHB_CAS linkage group LG9, ASM2008510v1, whole genome shotgun sequence genome includes a region encoding these proteins:
- the LOC122881020 gene encoding phospholemman-like codes for MSKICALVLMTLVSVVFAEEQNLEDDPFTFDYHRLRVGGLILAAVLCLIGITILLSGHCRCKFNQDKRRTGSNAQQMLSDQGRSCDC; via the exons ATGTCAAAGATCTGTGCTTTGGTGTTGATGACAC TTGTGTCCGTGGTGTTTGCAGAAGAACAGAACT TGGAAGATGACCCCTTTACCTTTG ACTACCACAGACTGCGTGTTGGAGGCCTGATTCTAGCTGCTGTCCTCTGTCTCATTGGCATCACCATCCTGCTCA GTGGCCACTGCAGGTGCAAGTTCAACCAGGACAAGAG GAGGACAGGAAGCAATGCTCAGCAGATGCTCTCTGACCAAG GTCGTTCCTGCGACTGCTAG